AAGGGCCTGCATGCATGTCAAGATTCATATCATTTGCGCATGCATGTCAAGATTCATACCATTTGCGCCCCTTGGTGCGCTTCTTCTCAagcctctgccgagcgcgctcaaaCTCCTCCTCCGTGGGCTCTGAGCTGCCCGCCTTGTTGTCATCACACTTGGACATTATAGATGACAGAACAGAGTCAAACCGCTCCTTCCTCTGTTCCCTGCGCTGCGAGATCGCCAGGATGAGGTCGCTCTCCTGGCTCTTCTTTTTCCTATGGCAGTTTCAGGAGACAAAACAGTGCAGACTTCACATAAGCAGGTGATAGCGACTAGTATCTTGAGAGGATCAAACTCGAGTGAAGTGTTTCAAGGGATGGATAAATGCTAGTAGGGAACTTACTTCACTCTCCTCTCCAATGGGTTTGTGGGTGGTTCTATCTCAGAGATCTTTTTAGCCCATTTCGCATACACTTTGGTGGACTTCACCTCGCCTACAAAGAAAGGAGGCGGTAAGATAATTGCGCATACAGAAGTTTTGAGGAGCCGGTTGAGTCAAACATGTAAAATCAAGCACTTTACTAGCACCTCGTTGTAGATTGTATGAAGAAAATGGGACAATAAATCAATTATATATGGAAAAATCATAGTGGCAACAGCATATGATTATTTACCTTCAGCAATTGCCTGATCAATTATATCTTTGAAGCGGTGAGAATCAAGCTTGGCATCTGAGCAAATCATTGAGCAGAAGAGTCTGCACAAAAAGGCAGAGggttagaaaaaaaaagaaatgaaacacagttgttcagttgcagtatcaAGTTTTGGAACAAACATTTAATCCAGCATCAATCACCTGTTCATGTTGCCCTTAAATTTTGTGTACAGTTCCTTTAAATCCTTTTTCTCAGAGTCTGACCCTCTATACTTAGCTTCAAATTCTTCAATGTCAGCCTCTGTGACCTGAGAATAATTTAGACAAAGCAAGTTCATCATGCATTGTATAAGCAAATGGGCAACGTAAGTTTCTCACTGGCATGGAGCAAACACATACCTTTCTGTACACTGTTCTGAAGTACGCTTGGAGATTGTCTGCAGCTTCTCCAACCAGTGCCTATCACAAGGGAAAAGATTTGAGAATATTACACAGAAACTTCAAAGGTGGAAACCAAATTGCTAGGATTAGGTGCTCACATCATCATCAGTAATTCCAGTCTCATCATACAATGCCCTTTTCTCCTGATCTCCAAGAATAGATATCACCTTTTGCAGCTGCTGAAATTTTTCGTTGGCTTCCTGACAACACATAGCATT
The sequence above is a segment of the Aegilops tauschii subsp. strangulata cultivar AL8/78 chromosome 6, Aet v6.0, whole genome shotgun sequence genome. Coding sequences within it:
- the LOC109765332 gene encoding chaperone protein dnaJ 6, which gives rise to MGRKRRARVSSDSDGDDVEMNGDEPAPAAAESKSLYEILGVASTASQQEIKKAYHKLALRLHPDKNPGDEEANEKFQQLQKVISILGDQEKRALYDETGITDDDALVGEAADNLQAYFRTVYRKVTEADIEEFEAKYRGSDSEKKDLKELYTKFKGNMNRLFCSMICSDAKLDSHRFKDIIDQAIAEGEVKSTKVYAKWAKKISEIEPPTNPLERRVKKKKSQESDLILAISQRREQRKERFDSVLSSIMSKCDDNKAGSSEPTEEEFERARQRLEKKRTKGRKWYES